A single region of the Brienomyrus brachyistius isolate T26 chromosome 10, BBRACH_0.4, whole genome shotgun sequence genome encodes:
- the LOC125750610 gene encoding phospholipase A and acyltransferase 3-like, whose product MAQRMDHVEPKPGDLIEISRGIYQHWATYVGNDNVIHLTTPNEAGSNSTMSVLNDKGIVKMEKLSDVAGGNEYRINNRMDDKYEPKSGSNIVNDAQSLVGQKVPYSVINSNCEHFATGMRYDKPESQQVRGAVQTAAGVGAAAIGVGLLAAGASAMFGSRAKERRNSQ is encoded by the exons ATGGCCCAAAGGATG GATCATGTTGAGCCAAAACCCGGTGACCTAATTGAGATTTCTCGTGGGATATACCAGCACTGGGCCACATACGTTGGAAATGATAATGTCATCCACCTCACCACACCAA ACGAGGCAGGATCCAACAGCACGATGTCTGTCTTGAATGACAAGGGCATTGTAAAAATGGAAAAGCTGTCAGATGTGGCAGGTGGAAATGAATACCGCATCAACAACCGTATGGATGATAAATATGAGCCCAAGAGTGGCAGCAACATTGTGAATGATGCTCAGAGTCTGGTGGGTCAGAAGGTGCCATACAGTGTCATTAATAGCAACTGTGAGCATTTTGCGACAGGCATGAGGTACGACAAGCCTGAGTCCCAACAG GTGCGTGGTGCCGTGCAGAcggctgcaggagtgggagcTGCTGCGATCGGTGTGGGTCTGCTGGCTGCAGGTGCTTCTGCTATGTTTGGTAGCAGGGCGAAAGAGCGGAGGAACAGTCAGTGA
- the LOC125750609 gene encoding phospholipase A and acyltransferase 3-like: MAPTLYDEKPKPGDLIEIFRGTYNHWAMYVGDDYIIHLAPPSEEACGGAYSMMSVLHDKAIVKMDSLCHVVGTSKFRINNLLDDKYEPRSVSSILKDARSWVGQELPYCVFRGNCEHFVTELRYGKPESRQVRDAVQTAIGVGAAAIGVGLLAAAAVAIFGSGRKERRNSQ; the protein is encoded by the exons ATGGCCCCGACCTTG TATGATGAGAAGCCGAAACCTGGTGACCTAATTGAGATTTTCCGTGGGACGTACAACCATTGGGCCATGTATGTTGGAGATGATTACATCATCCACCTCGCCCCACCAA gtGAGGAAGCTTGTGGTGGTGCCTACAGCATGATGTCTGTGTTGCATGACAAGGCCATTGTGAAGATGGACAGTCTGTGCCATGTGGTGGGGACCAGTAAGTTCAGGATCAACAACCTTCTGGATGATAAATATGAGCCCAGGAGTGTCAGCTCCATACTGAAAGATGCTCGGAGTTGGGTGGGTCAGGAGCTGCCGTACTGTGTCTTCCGAGGCAACTGTGAGCATTTTGTGACAGAGCTGAGATACGGCAAGCCAGAGTCCCGACAG GTGCGTGATGCCGTGCAGACGGCTATAGGAGTGGGAGCTGCTGCGATCGGTGTGGGTCTGCTGGCTGCAGCTGCTGTCGCTATATTTGGTAGCGGGAGGAAAGAGCGGAGGAACAGTCAGTGA